Within the Verrucomicrobiales bacterium genome, the region ACCGGATTGTTCGGTCCAGGCTGAAGGATCAGCTTCCGCTTGATCTGTCGTGCCTCCTCAGATTCAGGAAAGACGTCGGGATTGAAGGTGTAGTTGGGATTCACGGCAATCTTCTCAACATGAAGATCGCCTACTGGCCGTTTCTCCTTGTCCTTAGCGATGCTGCACGGGAAATGAAGCACCAGTTTGGAATCTCCATCAAAACCCTGAAGCGTTTTGGCGCTCAGAGAAATCCGCACGAACGATAGCCGACCTGAGATCGGCGGCGGCTCCACATTCGGCACCTTCAGTGGCAACCCCGCAGTGACACGGTCCCAGTCGACGAGAGGATTGAGTTGTCGGATTAAAGCAGGGTGAGATCGAAATTTTTCCGACACCATCTCCAGGATGGTTTCATACTCCATGCGGTCCTGTTCCGACTTAGCCATCCAGGTCTTCGCCAAAGGTCGCAACCGTCCCAGATCGGCATCAGTGACGGTATAAGTCACAAAAAGCTCAGCCGGAAGGGCGAGCCTGTTTCGGGTCGTGGTATCGAGATTCCCTGTTCCAGGCAGACCTTCCCGTTCTTGAAAGGCTCGCAGGGCGGACCGGGTCTGCGAACCCAACTTGCCGTCGATCGACCCGGAGGAAAACCCCAGTCTCGCCAGGGCCAACTGAGCCTCCAACACGCTGCGAACCTGCCCGGTTCCCACGGGATCCGGGATCACCGACTCGAGCGGAGAGGTATTCGTGGCCGTAGCCACGACGGGTCGGTTGCTCCGGATGACGACGGTGCCCAAAGGATGTGCGCTTCCCGGGGCTAGCTCGTTCGTGCCCCCGCCAACTTTCACGGCCGCAGGAACTGGGACGGAGCTTGGCCCCGCGAGAATCGCGGTGGGAGGAGCCGACGTGGACACCGACACTGGAGGAGCGGGCTCTACCGGCTTGGGAACCGGAAGGACCGGAGGTACCGCCGCCGGAAGGATCGGCTTGGGTGGATCCACGGGAACCGAAGGCTGCCGAGGGGGGGCATCAGGCGAAACGGTCGGGACGCGCACCGGGCTGCCCAAGGATTCCGGAGAAACCGGTGGAGCCGGCCGCTGAATCCACAGCCAACCGATAAACGCGAGCGCCAGGATGGCGATCAGCCAATAGCGGGCATCGCCTCGTTGAGACCCTCGCGCGGAGTGATTTTGACCAGAGGTCACGTGCACGGCCTCAGCATAGCCAAAAGTAGGCCAACCAAGTCAGCGAATTTCTAACGGATCCACTCGAAGAACCCCAGCGCATCCAACTGCCGACGAAGGGAATGCAGATCGGCTGCTGTCAAGCGGTTGTGAGGCAACCGCGGTGGCCCGACGGGCACCCCGAGCATCTCCATCACGGCCTTAGCAGCGGCCATGTAGCCGTATCCGGACAGCAGCTCCACCAGTTGTCCTCCGCGATGCTGCTCCAATCGTGCCCGATCCCAGTCGCCTTCACGGAACGACTTCAACACCCGGTGATAGATCGGCGCGGCGAAGTTGAACCCACTCCCAACGGCCCCTTTGGCCCCCATGGCCAGCGCGCCCAACAAGTGTTCATCCACCCCAAACGGCAAATCCCATTGTCCCTCGTTCAAGCGCAAGCAATGAAGATATGACTTCAAATCCGGGTTGGTGAATTTGAGCCCCGCCAGGCTGGGGACTCGGGCGGGCGCGCGAGTGAGGAACTCAGCCATGGAGTAATTCACTCCCGTCAGCGCCGGAATGTCGTAAAAATAAAAAGGCGTCTCGCTCGCCGCCGCCGCGATCTGCGCGCAGCAGTCGATGAGCGCCTCCAATGACCGCGGCTTGAAATAGGAAGGCGACAAAGCCGCGATGGCGCTAGCGCCGCGTGACTGCGCATGAGCCGCCAGCAGGCTGGCTTCGGTCACCGAGTTGGACCCCACATGGACCACGATGCGAAGATCGGTGCCCCGTGCGGCTGAGAACCAGGCGTCGGCCACCGCGTGTCGCTCGTCCTGGGTCAGCGAGGCACTCTCGCCCGTGGTGCCGCACACGAAGACGGCGCGAACTCCCGTGGCAGCAAAATGCGCCGCCTGCTTCTCCACCACCCCCACATGAAGTGAGCCATCGGCATGAAATGGCGTGTGCGCCGCAACCACCAAGCCATGAAGAGGAGAAAAGGAAAACATAACGAATCAAATCAGGACCCTGAAACCAATTCGCGTCGCGGCCGAATGCACAACACCAGCACTACCGAGACAATGGCCGTGCTGGCGAAAACACCGAAGGTAACGTTTAACGGAACTTTGGCATCCTGCAGGATACCGAAGCCCCAATCCGCTATCCCCCCGCAGCTGATGCTGACCAGATTCATCAACCCATAGCCCGTGGCACGGAGCTGCGAGGGCACGATCTGGCATAGAATCGGCATGTTGTTGCAGTCGAAAAATCCCCAACCCAATCCAAACAAAACGAGAAAGCTCACGGCGACCACCAAGCTTCCGGCATTCCCCACTCCGAACATTGCGGGCACAATCAAACACATGCCGATGGCGCTCACGTAAATCCGTCCGCGGATGGTTCGACCCATCCAACGATCCGCCAACCAACCACCGATCAA harbors:
- a CDS encoding peptidoglycan-binding protein, which codes for MHVTSGQNHSARGSQRGDARYWLIAILALAFIGWLWIQRPAPPVSPESLGSPVRVPTVSPDAPPRQPSVPVDPPKPILPAAVPPVLPVPKPVEPAPPVSVSTSAPPTAILAGPSSVPVPAAVKVGGGTNELAPGSAHPLGTVVIRSNRPVVATATNTSPLESVIPDPVGTGQVRSVLEAQLALARLGFSSGSIDGKLGSQTRSALRAFQEREGLPGTGNLDTTTRNRLALPAELFVTYTVTDADLGRLRPLAKTWMAKSEQDRMEYETILEMVSEKFRSHPALIRQLNPLVDWDRVTAGLPLKVPNVEPPPISGRLSFVRISLSAKTLQGFDGDSKLVLHFPCSIAKDKEKRPVGDLHVEKIAVNPNYTFNPDVFPESEEARQIKRKLILQPGPNNPVGVAWISLDRPGYGIHGTPQPEQVGRTESHGCFRLANWNAETLVKLVWIGMPIQVEP
- a CDS encoding dihydrodipicolinate synthase family protein — encoded protein: MFSFSPLHGLVVAAHTPFHADGSLHVGVVEKQAAHFAATGVRAVFVCGTTGESASLTQDERHAVADAWFSAARGTDLRIVVHVGSNSVTEASLLAAHAQSRGASAIAALSPSYFKPRSLEALIDCCAQIAAAASETPFYFYDIPALTGVNYSMAEFLTRAPARVPSLAGLKFTNPDLKSYLHCLRLNEGQWDLPFGVDEHLLGALAMGAKGAVGSGFNFAAPIYHRVLKSFREGDWDRARLEQHRGGQLVELLSGYGYMAAAKAVMEMLGVPVGPPRLPHNRLTAADLHSLRRQLDALGFFEWIR